The Halalkalicoccus tibetensis genome contains the following window.
TCAAGGGCGGCGACGTCCTCGAGAAGGCCCGCGGGATCGACGCGGTCGTCTTCGACAAGACCGGTACGCTGACCCACGGCGAGATGGAGCTCACCGACGTCGTTCCCGTCGAGGAGGCCCGGAGCGACGGGGGCGAGGCGATCGGCGATGGGGGGGTCCTCGCGGAGCGGATCGGCGAGGAGGCGGTCCTCGCTGCCGCCGCGGGCGCCGAGTCGGGCTCCGAACACCCGCTCGCCCGGGCGATCGTCGAGGGAGCCCGCGAGCGCGGGCTGGAGCCCGACGACGCCGAGGAGTTCGAGAATGTCCCCGGCCACGGGGTCCGCGCGACGGTCGGGGGACGCGAGGTGCTCGTCGGCAACCGCAAGCTGATGGGCGACGAGGGGATCGACCCCGCGCCCGCCGAGGAAACGATGGAACGGCTCGAACGCGACGGCAAGACCGCGATGCTGGTCGCGCGCGAGGGCGAGCTGCTGGGCGTGATCGCGACCGCCGACACGGTGCGCGAGAGCGCGAAACGCACCGTCGCCGAGCTACGGGAGCGGGGCCTCGACGTCGTGATGCTCACCGGCGACAACGAGCGCACCGCCCGCGCGGTCGCCCGCGAGGTCGGGATCGAGGAGGTGCGTTCGGAGGTGTTGCCCGGCGACAAGGCCGACGCGGTCGACGCGCTGCAGTCCGGAGGTGAGGGAACCCTCGGTTCGCGATCCACGTCGGAGCCCCGGTCCGACGGTGGTCGGCGCGCGATGATGGTCGGCGACGGCGTCAACGACGCGCCCGCGCTCACGGCGGCCCACATCGGGGTCGCGGTCGGCTCGGGCACCGACGTCGCCATCGAGTCCGCGGACGTCACGCTGATGCGCGACGACCCCGCGGACGTGCTGAAGGCGATCCGGATCTCCGAGGCGACGATCAGCAAGGTCCACCAGAACCTCTTCTGGGCGTTCGTCTACAACGCGACGCTGATCCCGATCGCCTCGCTGGGCCTGCTCAACCCGGCGCTCGCGGGCCTGGCGATGGCGGGCTCCTCGGTCTCGGTGATGGCCAACAGCCTCGCCTTCCGGAACTACGACCCCCACGAGGACTACCGGCTCCTCGGGCGATTCCGGTAGCGGTTCCTGTTCGATACGTATCAGTAAACACAAGACTTACTTCGGCGGCTCGACGAAGCCCGAACGCTGGGAGATCGCAGATTGAGGCCATAGACAACCTGCATTGGCGTGACACACCACGACCATCCCAGCATTGCCGCGGACGGACGGGACGGTGCGAACCGTCCTTCTCTACTCCCGACGATACGTTCATGCTACTGCCTAGCGTATTCCAACCGATAGCCCATGATGCCACAATCGACCCGGTCGGACGGATGGAAGCTTCGCGAGTTGGAGCGGCAACTCGCCGCCCAACGGTGCCGTCTCGACCGGTTCGAGCGGGTCGGGCGCCAGCTCATGGCCGCCCCCGCCCTCGAATACGAGTGGCGGTGCGACCACTGTCGGTCGGGCTGGATCGTCCACGACGGCGACGAGCTGCGCTGTACGGGCTGTGGCTACCTCCAGTATCTCTGAATCCTCACTCGCCGAGCTCGGCGACCTCGCTCTCGCCGGAGTCGGCGTCGATGTGAACGTTGAGCTGCGTTCCCTCGTGGTCGGCCTGGACGATCCAGGTCGAGGTCTCCTGGTGGGCATCCCCGACCGAGGCGCCCTCGTAGCCCGCTTCGTTCAGTGCCTCTTCGGCCACCGCGGTCGCCTCGTCGGCGTTGTCTACGGACATGGATCGAGGTAGGGCGCCCGTGTTCATAAACGGTCGTGGCGGGGCTATTTGACGCTGGATCACGAACCGGGTGCCGATGGCCTATACGAAGGTCGATTACACGGACGTCGAACCGGTCGCCGACGGCTTGTACTTCCTGCGCGATGCGCTCGACTGCGAGAACCTCGGGGTGTCGGTCCTCGAGTGCGAGCCGGGCTGGACCGGTAAGGAACACGACCACGCCGACGACGGCGAGGAGGAGGTCTACCTGCTCGTCGAGGGCGAGGCAACGGTCGTGATCGAGGGCGAGGAGGTCCCGATGGAGGGTGGCGACGCCGTCAGGGTCCCTGCGGAGGCCACCCGCCGCATCGAGAACGGCGACGCCGAGAGCCGGTTCGTCCTCGCCGGCGCGCCCTGAGTGATTCGGTAGCATACACCGCTTTCGGGGCGGTTTCAGGCCCCTTTTGGCCGCTCGGCACGTACTTCGAAGCTGAGATGCAATCCGATCCGTCCCTCGATCGCCGCACCGTCCTCCGAGCAGCCGGCGCGCTCGTCGCGGTCGGCGGGCTCGCGGGCTGTACTGACGACGCCGGCGGTGGGGGAAGCGACGAGCCCGACTACGAGACGGTCCCTGACGACGAGGAGCCCGACTACGAGGGGTGGCTCGATTCGGCAGAG
Protein-coding sequences here:
- a CDS encoding cupin domain-containing protein, which produces MAYTKVDYTDVEPVADGLYFLRDALDCENLGVSVLECEPGWTGKEHDHADDGEEEVYLLVEGEATVVIEGEEVPMEGGDAVRVPAEATRRIENGDAESRFVLAGAP